One genomic window of Thermococcus indicus includes the following:
- a CDS encoding GNAT family N-acetyltransferase, giving the protein MAEVKIERLPELDQETLERLIEIYMRGYEGMREYGGEGESYAKRYLRWCWNKAKDGFFIAKIGDEIAGFIVCDADWYSKYEGRTVGAVHEFVLDKKFQGHGIGHKLMEKCLEYLAERTDRVELWVGEKNEGAIRFYEDYGFRRVGQSGIWVRMVKDLRKGDNKNR; this is encoded by the coding sequence ATGGCGGAAGTGAAGATAGAGCGGCTCCCCGAGCTTGACCAGGAAACGCTGGAAAGGCTCATCGAAATATACATGAGGGGCTACGAGGGCATGCGGGAGTACGGCGGTGAAGGGGAGAGCTACGCGAAGCGCTACCTTCGATGGTGCTGGAACAAGGCGAAGGACGGCTTTTTCATCGCGAAGATCGGCGACGAGATAGCGGGCTTCATAGTCTGCGACGCGGACTGGTACAGCAAGTACGAGGGGAGAACCGTCGGGGCAGTCCACGAGTTCGTGCTCGACAAGAAGTTTCAGGGACACGGCATAGGACATAAGCTTATGGAGAAGTGCCTGGAGTACCTCGCGGAACGCACCGACAGGGTGGAGCTGTGGGTCGGGGAGAAAAACGAAGGTGCTATCAGGTTCTATGAGGACTACGGCTTCAGGCGCGTCGGTCAGAGCGGAATATGGGTGCGCATGGTGAAAGACCTGCGAAAGGGGGATAATAAAAACCGCTGA
- a CDS encoding Zn-ribbon domain-containing OB-fold protein: MARPMQVSRYWRHFREKYMLIGGKCENGHVHFPKRSVCPVCGSRKIEEIELSGRGKVLSWTIVRNPPSGFEYYKPFPLALVELEEGPVVLAQLTDVDPEEIDFGMEVEVVTKKIREFEEDGIILYGYKFRPPVE; this comes from the coding sequence ATGGCGCGCCCGATGCAGGTTTCCCGCTACTGGAGGCACTTCCGCGAGAAGTACATGCTCATAGGCGGAAAGTGCGAGAACGGCCACGTGCACTTCCCGAAGAGGTCTGTCTGCCCGGTCTGCGGCTCGAGGAAGATCGAGGAAATCGAGCTGAGCGGTAGGGGCAAGGTCCTCAGCTGGACCATCGTCAGGAACCCGCCCAGCGGCTTCGAGTACTACAAGCCCTTCCCCCTCGCTCTGGTTGAGCTTGAAGAGGGACCCGTCGTCCTCGCCCAGCTGACAGATGTCGACCCCGAGGAGATAGACTTCGGAATGGAGGTCGAGGTCGTCACCAAGAAGATAAGGGAGTTCGAGGAGGACGGAATAATCCTCTACGGCTACAAGTTCAGGCCTCCGGTGGAGTGA
- a CDS encoding SPL family radical SAM protein, whose amino-acid sequence MYIRPFDPWKAKLCTCPFKYTLNVYTGCDHACVYCYITSYIPNAFRVRTKEGLLPKLERELRRFNRRHIIALSYSSDPYPTIERELGVTRSVLKLFKRYDVRCLLLTKSEVFERDLDVLSELKCAVGITVTTVDKRKAKLLESNAPSPRARIRALERAKDAGIPVYARIDPIIPFYTWEDFEETLDALSFVSHITVSTLKLRPDSKGRMFAKFPELMERLWPLYERGEKIGGYHYLPRELRFEILREAERKILERGITLGSCREGYRSFPSCDGSHLVPP is encoded by the coding sequence ATGTACATACGTCCCTTTGATCCCTGGAAGGCGAAGCTCTGCACCTGCCCCTTCAAGTACACGCTGAACGTCTACACCGGCTGCGACCACGCGTGCGTTTACTGCTACATAACCTCCTACATCCCCAACGCCTTCCGCGTGCGGACAAAGGAGGGGCTTCTGCCAAAACTGGAGCGTGAGCTGAGGCGTTTTAACCGGCGCCACATAATAGCGCTCTCCTACTCCTCGGACCCGTATCCAACCATTGAGCGCGAGCTGGGGGTAACCCGGAGCGTTCTCAAGCTCTTCAAACGCTACGACGTCCGCTGCCTGCTCCTCACGAAGTCGGAGGTCTTTGAGCGCGACCTGGACGTTCTGAGCGAGCTTAAGTGTGCCGTCGGGATAACGGTGACCACGGTGGATAAAAGGAAGGCGAAGCTGCTGGAGTCGAATGCTCCCTCCCCAAGGGCGAGAATCCGGGCGCTTGAGAGGGCCAAGGATGCTGGTATTCCAGTTTACGCCCGCATTGACCCCATAATACCGTTCTACACCTGGGAGGACTTCGAGGAGACGCTCGACGCCCTGAGCTTCGTGAGCCATATCACGGTCTCGACCCTCAAGCTGAGGCCAGATTCAAAGGGGAGGATGTTCGCTAAGTTTCCGGAGCTGATGGAGAGGCTCTGGCCCCTCTACGAGAGGGGGGAGAAGATTGGGGGATACCACTACCTGCCTCGCGAGCTGAGGTTTGAGATCCTAAGGGAAGCGGAGAGAAAGATTCTGGAAAGGGGAATCACGTTGGGGTCGTGTCGGGAGGGTTATCGGTCGTTTCCGAGCTGCGATGGCTCTCACCTTGTTCCTCCGTAA
- a CDS encoding fibrillarin-like rRNA/tRNA 2'-O-methyltransferase, translating to MRIKKGKFPGVYVFVDEDGSERIATKNLVPGQKVYGERLIKSEGEEYRIWNPSRSKLGAAILNGLENFPIKPGSKVLYLGVASGTTASHVSDVVGWEGKVFGVEFSPRVLRELVPLVEERRNLVPILGDATKPEGYRALVPKVDVIFEDVAQPTQAKILIDNARVFLKSGGYAMISVKSRSIDVTKEPEQVFKEVERELSEYFEVVERLSLEPYEKDHALFVVRKP from the coding sequence ATGAGGATTAAGAAGGGCAAGTTCCCCGGTGTTTACGTCTTCGTTGATGAGGACGGGAGTGAGAGGATAGCCACCAAGAACCTCGTTCCGGGCCAGAAGGTCTACGGCGAGAGGCTGATAAAGTCCGAGGGTGAGGAGTACAGGATATGGAATCCGAGCAGGTCGAAGCTCGGTGCGGCCATACTGAACGGTCTCGAGAACTTCCCGATAAAGCCAGGCTCAAAGGTTCTCTACCTCGGAGTCGCGAGCGGAACCACCGCCAGCCACGTCAGCGACGTCGTTGGCTGGGAGGGTAAGGTATTCGGCGTTGAGTTCTCCCCGCGCGTCCTGAGGGAGCTGGTGCCCCTTGTGGAGGAGCGCAGGAACCTCGTCCCGATACTCGGCGACGCCACCAAGCCGGAAGGTTACCGCGCACTCGTGCCGAAGGTTGACGTTATCTTCGAGGACGTCGCCCAGCCGACGCAGGCAAAGATACTCATAGACAACGCCAGGGTCTTCCTGAAGAGCGGCGGCTACGCCATGATAAGCGTCAAGAGCAGGAGCATCGACGTCACCAAGGAGCCCGAGCAGGTCTTCAAGGAGGTCGAGAGGGAGCTCTCCGAGTACTTCGAGGTCGTTGAGAGGCTTTCGCTCGAGCCCTACGAGAAGGATCACGCGCTGTTCGTCGTGAGGAAACCGTGA
- a CDS encoding DMT family transporter codes for MSVILGVILALSAAFVWALASVLSKVSMRGISPLTLNVVRLFMGSAFYIPLVLYLGPPKLSGFEWVILVISGVVGFTLADWFFLEGMNILGVSRAAILVTFHPILTMFVAHYTLGRPLTAGLLAGAFAITVAVVITASEGRSTGGVSWKGVVYVFLAQLLWTFAVIVTDWLVEGSSAFSIIGLRIGFGALAGLLFLPRIGEDVKKLNLRGWGLVFVITLFGTILGQYFFALALKFAGSSIATPVTESTPIMASLMAVAFLKEPLTKKLAYAMALTTIGILVIGLWG; via the coding sequence ATGTCGGTCATCCTCGGTGTGATACTCGCTCTTTCAGCGGCGTTCGTGTGGGCCCTTGCCTCGGTCCTTTCCAAGGTTTCGATGAGGGGGATAAGCCCGCTCACCCTGAACGTGGTTAGGCTCTTCATGGGTTCGGCCTTCTACATCCCCCTCGTCCTCTACCTCGGCCCCCCGAAACTTTCTGGTTTCGAGTGGGTTATTCTGGTAATCTCGGGTGTCGTTGGCTTTACACTGGCGGACTGGTTCTTCCTAGAGGGCATGAACATCCTAGGTGTCTCGAGGGCGGCTATACTCGTTACCTTCCATCCGATACTGACGATGTTCGTCGCCCACTACACCCTCGGCAGGCCGCTGACTGCTGGCCTCTTGGCAGGGGCCTTTGCCATCACAGTAGCCGTCGTAATAACGGCCTCCGAAGGCCGCTCCACCGGAGGGGTGAGCTGGAAGGGAGTAGTCTACGTCTTCCTCGCCCAGCTCCTGTGGACGTTCGCGGTAATCGTCACGGACTGGCTCGTCGAAGGTTCAAGCGCATTCTCGATAATCGGCCTGAGAATAGGGTTTGGAGCCCTTGCGGGGCTTCTCTTCCTACCGCGCATCGGGGAGGACGTTAAAAAGCTAAACCTTCGGGGCTGGGGCCTGGTTTTTGTTATAACACTCTTTGGAACGATACTGGGCCAGTACTTCTTTGCCCTCGCCCTGAAGTTTGCGGGCTCAAGCATAGCCACGCCGGTCACCGAATCGACCCCGATAATGGCATCGCTTATGGCGGTGGCCTTCCTCAAGGAGCCCCTCACGAAGAAACTGGCCTATGCGATGGCCCTCACGACGATTGGAATATTGGTCATAGGGCTCTGGGGCTGA
- a CDS encoding hydroxymethylglutaryl-CoA synthase — protein sequence MKKLLKPRREVGIVGYGAYVPMYRIKAEEIGRVWGVSSFPIQEKAVPGLDEDALTIGIEAARNALRRAKIDPALIRAVWFGSESKPYAVKPTGTVIAEAIGATPDVSTADFEFACKAGTEALQTAIGFVGSEMADYAMAIGADTAQGRPGDHLEFTAGAGGAAFIVGEKSSETVAYFEGSYSYVTDTPDFWRRQHEHYPRHGNRFTGEPAYFHHIVNAAKTLMEELGLTVDDFDYAVFHQPNVKFPLTVAKILGIPKEKVLPGLLTGIIGNTYSGATMVGVSAVLDIAKPGDRILWVSFGSGAGSDAFSIVVQDAIEEKRELAPKTMDYVNRKKYIDYALYAKARRKYIL from the coding sequence ATGAAAAAGCTCCTGAAGCCAAGGCGCGAAGTCGGCATCGTCGGCTACGGTGCCTACGTTCCGATGTATAGAATCAAGGCCGAAGAGATAGGACGCGTTTGGGGAGTTTCCAGCTTCCCGATACAGGAGAAGGCCGTTCCCGGTCTCGACGAGGACGCGCTCACGATAGGAATTGAGGCCGCGAGAAACGCCCTCAGGAGGGCTAAGATAGACCCGGCGCTCATCAGGGCCGTCTGGTTCGGAAGCGAGAGCAAGCCCTACGCGGTCAAGCCAACTGGCACGGTCATAGCCGAGGCAATCGGCGCCACGCCGGATGTAAGCACCGCCGATTTTGAGTTCGCCTGTAAAGCGGGAACCGAGGCTCTGCAGACCGCTATAGGTTTCGTTGGCTCGGAGATGGCCGACTACGCCATGGCCATTGGAGCGGACACCGCCCAGGGAAGGCCCGGCGACCATCTGGAGTTCACCGCGGGAGCGGGTGGAGCGGCCTTCATAGTCGGCGAGAAGAGCAGCGAGACCGTTGCCTACTTCGAGGGAAGCTATTCGTACGTTACCGACACGCCGGACTTCTGGAGGAGACAGCACGAGCACTACCCGAGGCACGGAAACAGGTTCACCGGCGAGCCTGCCTACTTCCACCACATAGTCAACGCGGCCAAAACCCTCATGGAGGAGCTAGGTCTCACCGTGGACGACTTCGACTACGCTGTCTTCCACCAGCCGAACGTCAAGTTCCCGCTCACTGTTGCCAAAATCCTTGGAATCCCGAAGGAGAAGGTTCTCCCCGGCCTGCTCACCGGAATAATCGGAAACACCTACAGCGGCGCAACGATGGTCGGTGTTTCAGCGGTTCTTGACATAGCCAAGCCCGGCGACAGGATCCTGTGGGTTTCCTTCGGCTCCGGCGCTGGAAGCGACGCCTTCAGCATAGTCGTTCAGGACGCCATCGAGGAGAAGCGCGAGCTGGCTCCGAAGACCATGGACTACGTGAACAGGAAGAAGTACATAGACTACGCCCTCTACGCGAAGGCGAGGAGGAAGTACATCCTGTGA
- a CDS encoding multiprotein bridging factor aMBF1: MGKAKPRYCEICGAPIRGPGHRIRIEGAEVLVCDRCYEKYGGKKPGTFSIMPTGRRPVRRTYSRPASRLAPKPRTERPLYTEEIVEDYAERVYKAIQRSGKSYEELSHEIGLSMNDLRAIAHGHREPTIKEAKKLEKYFKIKLIETEGGEVLEKKSIPRDYEPTLGDIANIRIRKRKKK; the protein is encoded by the coding sequence ATGGGGAAGGCCAAACCGAGGTACTGTGAGATATGTGGGGCGCCGATAAGAGGTCCCGGTCACAGGATAAGGATCGAGGGGGCGGAAGTTCTCGTCTGCGACCGCTGTTATGAGAAATACGGCGGAAAGAAGCCCGGAACCTTCAGCATAATGCCCACCGGAAGGCGGCCGGTGAGGAGGACGTACTCGCGGCCGGCCTCCAGGCTCGCTCCAAAGCCAAGGACGGAGAGGCCGCTGTACACGGAGGAGATAGTTGAGGATTACGCAGAGAGGGTTTATAAGGCGATACAGCGCTCGGGGAAGAGCTACGAGGAGCTCTCCCATGAGATCGGGCTCTCCATGAACGACCTCCGCGCCATCGCCCACGGCCACCGCGAGCCGACGATAAAGGAAGCGAAAAAGCTGGAGAAGTACTTCAAAATAAAACTCATCGAGACCGAAGGTGGGGAGGTTCTGGAGAAGAAGAGCATTCCAAGGGACTACGAGCCGACGCTCGGGGATATAGCCAACATTAGGATACGAAAGCGGAAGAAGAAGTGA
- a CDS encoding C/D box methylation guide ribonucleoprotein complex aNOP56 subunit (functions along with aFIB and aL7a; guides 2'-O-methylation of ribose to specific sites in RNAs): MKAYLAENVRGIYAFDESGNLIDQRVFSGRPEASLDKLLKGEPSDELVSFLDELRERGYDEFVVEDSELGRALKELGYNATAEFPNIAGEKLRSSPEEFLGENWFDEYFGVGVALTRLRIQEQSGARDKMIIQAIEALDDIDKVTNLLVSRLREWYGLHFPELDEILPRHEQYVAFVKTVGSRDNVSEERLRSLGFPDSKVEKILKAAEKSMGAPLGKFDSDIIMKLASEINDLYKLRKEIEDYLETAMDEVAPNLKALVGAKLAARLMSLAGGLKELAIMPASTIQVLGAEKALFRHLRSGAKPPKHGVIFQYPAINRSPWWQRGKIARALAGKLAIAARVDYFSGEYIAEELKQEIEQRIQEIKQKYPNPPKRKAKPEKKKKKKFKGKEKRGKGFGGKKKEKAGKGKKGEKGGKKKKKGGKR; encoded by the coding sequence ATGAAAGCGTACCTTGCCGAGAACGTCAGGGGCATCTACGCCTTTGACGAGAGCGGTAATCTCATTGATCAGAGGGTCTTCTCCGGAAGGCCGGAAGCGAGCCTTGACAAGCTCCTGAAGGGCGAGCCAAGCGACGAGCTGGTTTCTTTCCTCGACGAGCTTAGGGAGAGGGGCTACGACGAGTTTGTGGTGGAAGACTCCGAACTGGGGAGGGCGCTGAAGGAGCTCGGCTACAACGCAACCGCCGAGTTCCCGAACATCGCCGGAGAGAAGCTCCGCTCAAGCCCGGAGGAGTTCCTCGGCGAGAACTGGTTCGACGAGTACTTTGGGGTTGGCGTTGCCCTGACCAGGCTCCGCATACAGGAGCAGAGCGGAGCAAGGGACAAGATGATAATCCAGGCCATCGAGGCCCTTGACGATATAGACAAGGTCACCAACCTTCTCGTCTCCAGGCTGAGGGAGTGGTACGGCCTGCACTTCCCGGAGCTCGATGAGATACTCCCGAGGCACGAGCAGTACGTGGCGTTCGTCAAGACCGTTGGCTCGAGGGACAACGTCAGCGAGGAGAGGCTCAGGAGCCTTGGTTTCCCGGATTCCAAGGTGGAGAAGATACTGAAGGCTGCTGAAAAGTCAATGGGCGCTCCGCTCGGCAAGTTCGACAGCGACATCATAATGAAACTGGCCAGCGAGATAAACGACCTCTACAAGCTCAGGAAGGAGATAGAGGACTACCTGGAGACGGCCATGGACGAGGTCGCACCGAACCTGAAAGCTTTGGTCGGCGCCAAGCTCGCCGCCCGCCTTATGAGCCTCGCGGGGGGACTCAAGGAGCTCGCCATAATGCCCGCATCGACGATACAGGTCCTCGGTGCAGAGAAGGCCCTCTTCAGGCACCTGAGGAGCGGTGCCAAACCTCCGAAGCACGGCGTCATCTTCCAGTATCCAGCTATAAACCGCTCGCCGTGGTGGCAGAGGGGTAAGATCGCGAGAGCTTTGGCAGGAAAGCTCGCTATAGCGGCGCGCGTTGACTACTTCTCCGGCGAGTACATAGCAGAGGAGCTGAAACAGGAGATAGAGCAGCGCATCCAGGAGATAAAGCAGAAGTACCCGAACCCGCCCAAGAGGAAGGCCAAGCCGGAAAAGAAGAAAAAGAAGAAGTTCAAGGGGAAGGAAAAGCGGGGCAAGGGCTTCGGCGGCAAGAAGAAGGAAAAGGCCGGAAAGGGTAAGAAGGGCGAGAAGGGCGGAAAGAAAAAGAAGAAGGGCGGCAAGAGGTGA
- a CDS encoding gamma-glutamyl-gamma-aminobutyrate hydrolase family protein: MKPLIGIIGQIDHSRNRLFLDKTHIEKIAAAGGIPAVFNTAASPDEVLEHVDGVLLIEGPDVHPHFYGEDPSGAIKYVDVDRDEFEISLVKKAVERGVPILGICRGMQVINVALGGTLYQDLTEIPKAIKHDWELKLIGPSQRVHGVRIKMSSKLYGILKDELDIEGTNEVYLRVNSFHHQAVKRVGEGIRPVAYAVDGLIEAIEGAEDAEGFIMGVQWQPEYLPEMERLYEAFVRAAAEYRARRLELERVEIEAELKEKLGKAEIEEAPSITEEQGESHRSSETTDNPPDTTPT; this comes from the coding sequence ATGAAACCGCTGATCGGTATAATCGGTCAGATTGACCACTCGAGGAACAGACTGTTTCTGGACAAAACCCACATCGAGAAGATCGCGGCGGCCGGCGGAATCCCCGCGGTTTTCAACACCGCCGCCTCACCGGACGAGGTTCTGGAGCACGTCGATGGGGTACTTCTCATAGAGGGGCCCGATGTTCACCCCCATTTCTACGGGGAGGATCCCTCCGGTGCCATCAAGTACGTCGATGTTGACAGGGACGAGTTTGAGATAAGCCTCGTGAAAAAGGCCGTTGAGAGGGGTGTTCCAATACTCGGTATCTGCAGGGGCATGCAGGTCATAAACGTGGCCCTGGGCGGAACCCTCTACCAGGACCTCACCGAGATACCCAAGGCAATAAAGCACGACTGGGAGCTCAAACTCATAGGACCAAGCCAGCGCGTCCACGGGGTCAGGATAAAGATGAGCTCAAAGCTCTACGGGATACTCAAGGACGAGCTGGACATAGAGGGCACCAACGAGGTCTATCTCCGGGTGAACAGCTTCCATCACCAGGCCGTCAAGAGGGTGGGCGAGGGAATCCGGCCGGTTGCGTACGCGGTCGATGGGCTGATAGAGGCAATAGAGGGCGCCGAGGATGCAGAGGGTTTCATAATGGGGGTCCAGTGGCAGCCCGAATACCTGCCCGAGATGGAGAGACTGTACGAGGCCTTCGTAAGGGCAGCGGCCGAGTATCGGGCGAGGAGGCTCGAGCTTGAGAGGGTCGAGATAGAGGCGGAGCTCAAGGAAAAGCTCGGGAAGGCGGAAATCGAAGAAGCCCCATCCATTACGGAGGAACAAGGTGAGAGCCATCGCAGCTCGGAAACGACCGATAACCCTCCCGACACGACCCCAACGTGA
- a CDS encoding ribose 1,5-bisphosphate isomerase, with product MPVVNEVLEIAQEIRDMRIRGAGKIGRYAAYALQIQAEKSGATDVDAFWDEMKKAAKLLYETRPTAVSLPNALRYVMHRGKVAYAGGADLEQLKFIVINAAKEFIHNSEKALERIGEMGAKRIEDGDVIMTHCHSKAAISVMKTAWEQGKDIKVIVTETRPKWQGKLTAKELASYGIPVIYVVDSAARHYMKMTDKVVMGADSITVNGAVINKIGTALIALTAKEHRVWTMIAAETYKFHPETMLGQLVEIEMRDPTEVIPEEELKTWPENIEVWNPAFDVTPPEYVDVIITERGIIPPSAAIDILKEEFGWALKYTEPWED from the coding sequence ATGCCTGTGGTGAATGAAGTGCTCGAGATTGCCCAGGAGATCAGGGATATGAGGATAAGGGGTGCGGGCAAGATAGGGCGATACGCGGCCTACGCCCTTCAGATTCAGGCTGAGAAGAGCGGAGCGACGGACGTTGATGCGTTCTGGGACGAGATGAAGAAGGCCGCCAAGCTTCTCTATGAGACGAGGCCCACCGCCGTCTCGCTCCCCAACGCGCTCCGTTACGTCATGCACCGCGGGAAAGTGGCGTACGCCGGCGGGGCGGACCTTGAGCAGCTCAAGTTTATCGTCATAAACGCCGCGAAGGAGTTCATCCACAACTCCGAGAAGGCCCTTGAAAGAATCGGAGAGATGGGGGCGAAGAGAATAGAGGACGGCGACGTCATAATGACCCACTGCCACAGCAAGGCAGCAATAAGCGTCATGAAGACCGCCTGGGAGCAGGGCAAGGACATAAAGGTCATAGTCACCGAGACGAGGCCCAAGTGGCAGGGCAAGCTCACGGCAAAGGAGCTGGCGAGCTACGGCATCCCGGTAATCTATGTCGTTGACAGCGCCGCGAGGCACTACATGAAGATGACCGACAAGGTGGTCATGGGCGCGGACAGCATAACCGTGAACGGCGCGGTGATAAACAAGATTGGAACCGCCCTCATAGCCCTCACCGCCAAGGAGCACAGGGTGTGGACGATGATCGCCGCGGAGACCTACAAGTTCCACCCTGAGACGATGCTCGGCCAGCTGGTCGAGATAGAGATGCGCGACCCGACCGAGGTCATTCCGGAGGAGGAGCTCAAGACCTGGCCGGAGAACATAGAGGTCTGGAACCCGGCCTTCGACGTCACGCCGCCGGAGTACGTGGACGTCATCATAACCGAGCGCGGGATAATCCCACCGAGCGCGGCCATAGACATACTCAAGGAGGAGTTCGGCTGGGCCCTCAAGTACACCGAGCCCTGGGAGGACTGA
- a CDS encoding thiolase domain-containing protein, translating to MRKAVIIGAGMTPVGEHWKLGLRDLAVEALLNAMDDAGIDRVDSLYVGNMVSGPFVEQENLGALIADWAGLGNIPAVKIEAACASGGAAVQEGVKAVLSGLEDVVAVVGVEKMTDAWPSDATRYLAYAADAEWELFHGASFVALNALIMRYYMKAYGYTEEDLALFAVNAHANGARNPYAMFKRPIKVETVLKSPYVADPLKLFDASPVSDGAASVIITTPEKAKELGVPKEKWVEVAGMGRAIDTISLASREDLLVLKAAKVAAERAYKMAGVTAKDIDFFEVHDAFTVMAALSLEALGVAGKGEGAKLAKEGQIAIDADYPIQTMGGLKARGHPVGATGVYQTVEAVLQLRGEAPSQVPDAEIGLTQNIGGTGSNITVNVFRRV from the coding sequence ATGAGGAAGGCAGTCATAATCGGTGCCGGTATGACCCCCGTTGGTGAGCACTGGAAGCTCGGATTGAGGGACCTCGCAGTCGAGGCGCTCCTCAACGCTATGGACGATGCCGGGATAGACAGGGTCGATTCACTCTACGTTGGAAACATGGTTTCCGGCCCCTTCGTGGAGCAGGAGAACCTCGGCGCGCTCATAGCCGATTGGGCAGGACTCGGGAACATCCCGGCCGTTAAAATCGAAGCAGCATGTGCCAGCGGCGGTGCCGCCGTTCAGGAGGGAGTCAAGGCAGTCCTCAGCGGACTCGAAGATGTGGTGGCTGTAGTTGGCGTCGAGAAGATGACCGATGCCTGGCCGAGCGACGCGACCCGCTATTTGGCCTACGCGGCCGACGCCGAGTGGGAGCTCTTCCACGGGGCGAGCTTCGTAGCTCTGAACGCCCTCATCATGCGCTACTACATGAAGGCCTACGGCTACACCGAGGAGGATCTGGCGCTCTTCGCGGTCAACGCCCACGCCAACGGTGCCAGGAACCCCTACGCCATGTTCAAGCGCCCGATTAAGGTCGAAACCGTCCTCAAGAGCCCCTACGTTGCCGACCCGCTCAAGCTCTTCGACGCCTCGCCCGTCAGCGACGGTGCGGCATCGGTGATAATCACCACGCCCGAGAAGGCCAAAGAACTAGGCGTTCCGAAGGAGAAGTGGGTAGAGGTTGCCGGAATGGGGCGCGCCATAGACACCATAAGCCTCGCCAGCAGGGAGGACCTCCTTGTTCTGAAGGCCGCCAAAGTCGCTGCCGAAAGGGCCTATAAGATGGCCGGAGTTACCGCTAAGGATATCGACTTCTTCGAGGTTCACGACGCCTTCACCGTCATGGCCGCGCTCAGTCTCGAGGCCCTCGGCGTTGCCGGGAAGGGCGAAGGCGCCAAACTCGCCAAGGAGGGACAGATAGCCATTGACGCAGACTACCCGATACAGACCATGGGAGGCCTCAAGGCGAGAGGTCATCCGGTCGGAGCCACGGGAGTTTACCAGACGGTCGAAGCTGTCCTCCAGCTCCGCGGCGAGGCGCCGAGCCAGGTGCCGGATGCCGAGATTGGCCTGACCCAGAACATAGGTGGAACCGGTTCGAACATAACCGTTAACGTCTTTAGGAGGGTCTGA
- a CDS encoding aminotransferase-like domain-containing protein, which produces MEEKLMRKLGSGSLDFETYFSDKAKSMKASEIRELLKLVESSDVISLAGGLPAPETFPVEKIKEIAQDVLTHHADKALQYGTTKGFTPLRLTLADWMEKRYGIPTSKVEIMMVAGSQQALDLIGRTFINPGDLIVVEGPTYLAALNAFKYYDPEFISIPMDDNGMMVDLLEEKLRKLNAEGKKIKFVYTVSTFQNPMGVTMSLDRRKRLIELAREYDFLIIEDSPYSELRYSGEPIPPIKHFDDEGRVMYLGTFSKILAPGFRLGWIAAHPHFIRKMEIAKQAVDLCANTLAQLIAWKYVEEGYLDEQIPKIIEFYKPRRDAMLEALEEYMPEGVRWTKPEGGMFIWVTLPEGIDTKLMMEKAVSKGVAYVPGEAFFAHRDVKNTMRLNFTYVPEEKIREGVKRLAEVIEEEMKALKG; this is translated from the coding sequence GTGGAGGAAAAACTCATGCGCAAGCTGGGTTCAGGTTCACTGGACTTTGAAACGTACTTCTCCGATAAGGCCAAATCAATGAAGGCATCCGAGATAAGGGAGCTTCTCAAGCTCGTCGAGAGCTCGGACGTTATCTCACTCGCCGGCGGCCTCCCCGCCCCGGAGACCTTCCCGGTTGAGAAGATCAAGGAGATAGCCCAGGACGTTCTCACCCACCACGCCGACAAAGCTTTGCAGTACGGTACCACCAAGGGCTTCACCCCGCTCCGCCTCACCCTCGCGGACTGGATGGAGAAGCGCTACGGTATTCCAACCAGCAAGGTTGAGATAATGATGGTCGCCGGCAGCCAGCAGGCCCTCGACCTCATCGGAAGAACGTTCATCAATCCTGGCGACCTCATAGTCGTCGAGGGACCGACCTACCTCGCCGCCCTCAACGCGTTCAAGTACTACGACCCCGAGTTCATCAGCATCCCGATGGACGACAACGGAATGATGGTCGACCTCCTTGAGGAGAAGCTCAGAAAGCTCAACGCCGAGGGCAAGAAGATCAAATTCGTTTACACGGTCTCAACTTTCCAGAACCCGATGGGCGTCACCATGAGCCTTGACAGGAGGAAGAGGCTCATCGAGCTCGCGAGGGAATACGACTTCCTTATCATTGAGGACAGCCCGTACAGCGAGCTTCGCTACTCCGGGGAGCCCATCCCGCCGATCAAGCACTTCGACGACGAGGGCCGCGTCATGTACCTCGGAACGTTCTCAAAGATACTCGCACCAGGATTCAGGCTCGGATGGATAGCGGCACACCCGCACTTCATAAGGAAGATGGAGATAGCCAAACAGGCCGTTGACCTCTGCGCCAACACTCTCGCGCAGCTCATCGCCTGGAAGTACGTTGAGGAGGGCTACCTCGACGAGCAGATACCGAAGATAATCGAGTTCTACAAGCCGCGCAGGGACGCGATGCTCGAGGCCCTCGAGGAGTACATGCCCGAGGGCGTCAGGTGGACCAAGCCCGAGGGAGGAATGTTCATCTGGGTCACCCTTCCGGAGGGCATCGACACCAAGCTCATGATGGAGAAAGCCGTCTCCAAGGGCGTCGCCTACGTTCCCGGTGAGGCGTTCTTCGCCCACCGTGACGTCAAGAACACGATGCGCCTGAACTTCACCTACGTGCCCGAGGAGAAGATACGCGAGGGCGTCAAGAGGCTCGCCGAGGTCATAGAGGAAGAGATGAAGGCCCTCAAGGGCTGA